The DNA sequence agtccctactgcagcaaagcacccccacagcatgatgctgccaccccgtgcttcacggttgggatggtgttcttcggcttgcaagctataccctttttcctccaaacataaagatggtcattatggccaaacagttctatttttgtttcatcagaccagaggacatttctccaaaaagtacgatctttgtccccatgtgcagttgcaaaccgtagtctggcttttttatggtggttttggagcagtggcatcttccttgctgagcgggctttcaggttatgtcgatataggactcgttttcacaaggtcctttgctgttgttctgggattgatttgcacttctcgcaccaaagtacgttcatctctaggagacagaacgcatctccttcctgagtggtatgacggctgcgtggtcccatggtgtttatacttgtgtactattgtttgtacagatgaacgtggtaccttcaggcgtttggaaattgctcccaaggatgaaccagacttgtggaggtctacaattattttatctgaggtcttggctgatttattttgattttcccatgatgtcaagcaaagaggcactgagtttgaaggtaggccttgaaatacatccacaggtacacctccaattgactcaaatgatgtcaattagcatatcagaagcttctaaagccatgacatcattttctggaattttccaagctgtttaaaggcacagtcaacttagtgtatgtaaacttctgacccacacttttttttttgacaaaatgtttaaaaaaggtatcatttacgaagattatatctTCGGTAgggctggtggagttatgtcgcacatgcagctaacaaaaacatatggaaatgtctgctctaccaaaaattacaaccaaataattgcagccttaccgcaaaaatggaagaggaaagtggaagggggagaaagtaaggaacttgtctgtcggccttgcattaaagaacataattggttaaggaaaactgtgataaataaaaaagtataccagtttcatttaaggacagccgtcccatatagattgcaaaatagttgggaagagatttttgacgtaccgatcccatggcatagtgtttatgaactgatacgcaaaacgacaccggattcaaaaattagaatctttcaatttaaattattatataaaattcttgctaccaatagaatgttatttatatgggggatacaatcttcccagctctgcagattttgctgcgaagagacagaatcattagatcatttgttttggtactgtccatttgtagcttgtttttggacacaggtccaggaatggctaaaggattgcaatatttacctggagctaaccttgcagatagcattactgggtgatctgaaaagttatagtcaatcaatcaataatataataatacttttagcaaaaatgtttatttttaattcacaatctgtagaagcaatgagaatagaaaggttcagaatttttgtaaaacatcacagtacagttgaaatatatatggcaaatagaaatcatatatggatggtgttaagagatagatgggaggtgttcaatggagctgaaggatgggactaataacaactaacaacaaaataataacaagataactaataatgtaagcatactgtgtccataataagtatataggttctatgttgggagcttttgggaaagagcacagttagaaagatatggcatatagaaacaaaccggatggacatcatgaaaatgatcagagaggttgagagtagaacaagttcaggagaaaaaaaaaaaatatatataattattgtaaaattgaatgtgtccataaaatgtagatagtaagtataagctggaagtagaggcctaagcattgttgttcactagtttaccccaagtagggaaagggtggcggggttggaaagtaataaaggggaatatatatatatatatatacacagtgggggaaaaaagtatttagtcagccaccaattgtgcaagttctcccacttaaaaagatgagaggcctgtaattttcatcataggtacacgtcaactatgacagacaaaatgagaattttttttccagaaaatcacattgtaggatttttaatgaatttatttgcaaattatggtggaaaataagtatttggtcaataacaacagtttctcaatactttgttatataccctttgttggcaatgacacaggtcaaacgttttctgtaagtcttcacaaggttttcacacactgttgctggtattttggcccattcctccatgcagatctcctctagagcagtgatgttttggggctgtcgctgggcaacacagactttcaactccctccaaagattttctatggggttgagatctggagactggctaggccacttaggaccttgaaatgcttcttacgaagccactccttctttgccctggcggtgtgtttgggatcattttcatgctgaaagacccagccacgtttcatcttcaatgcccttgctgatggaaggaggttttcactcaaaatctcacgatacatggccccattcattctttcctttacacggatcagtcgtcctggtccctttgcagaaaaacagccccaaagcatgatgtttccacccccatgcttcacagtaggtatggtgttctttggatgcaactcagcattctttgtcctccaaacacgacgagttgagtttttaccaaaaagttatattttggtttcatctgaccatatgacattctcccaatcctcttctggatcatccaaatgcactctagcaaacttcagacgggcctggacatgtactggcttaagcagggggacatgtctggtactgcaggatttgagtccctggcggcgtagtgtgttactgatggtaggctttgttactttggtcccagctctctgcaggtcattcactaggtccccccgtgtggttctgggatttttgctcaccgttcctgtgataattttgaccccacggggtgagatcttgcgtggagccccagatcgagggagattattagtggtcttgtatgccttccatttcctaataattgctcccacagttgatttcttcaaaccaagctgcttacctattgcagattcagtcttcccagcctggtgcaggcctacaattttgtttctggtgtcctttgacagctctttggtcttggccatagtggagtttggagtgtgactgtttgaggttgtggacaggtgtcttttatactgataacaagttcaaacaggtgccattaatacaggtaacgagtggaggacagaggagcctcttaaagaagaagttacaggtctgtgagagccagaaatcttgcttgtttgtaggtgaccaaatacttattttccaccataatttgcaaataaattcattaaaaatcctacaatgtgattttctggagaaaaaaattctcaatttgtctgtcatagttgacgtggcctagccagtctccagatctcaaccccatagaaaatctttggagggagttgaaagtctgtgttgcccagcgacagccccaaaacatcactgctctagaggagatctgcatggaggaatgggccaaaataccagcaacagtgtgtgaaaaccttgtgaagacttacagaaaacgtttgacctgtgtcattgccaacaaaggttatataacaaagtattgagaaacttttgttaatgaccaaatacttattttccaccataatttgcaaataaattcataaaaaatcctacaatgtgattttctggattttttttcctcattttgtctgtcatagttgacgtgtacctatgatgaaaattacaggcctctctcatctttttaagtgggagaacttgcacaattggtggctgactaaatacttttttccccactgtacaatctatctgcaatgttaagctgatctaccccccaaaacaaaacaaaaaaagtttGGAAAAATAGTCAGCAAACTGTCTCGAGGCCTCGTTATTCATGGATTTCAAGTTGTCACTCCACTACTGAATGATCAATGAACCCAAATGGAGAGTTCTGCCCCTGTCATACTCAATGTGTGGAGTAGATGACATTTCATGCATACATACTGGTACGTTCTAGGGTGTATTTGATATAATGGTTGTACCTGCTTCTTGAGGATGACTCTCTGGGTCTTGGACTCAACGTCCAGCACCAGTTCAGCACCGGCCACCACCCGTTTCTTCCCCACCTGCCTCTTCCctgcataaaaaataaataaataaaaagatatacaaaaaaaaacacttctgacccactggaattgtgatacagtgaattataagtgaaataatctgtctgtaaacagttgttggaaaaatgacttgtgtcatgcacaaagtagatgtcctaaccgacttgccaaaactatagtttgttaacaagaaatgtgtggagtggttgaaaaacgagttttaatgactccaacctaagtgtatgtaaacttccgacttcaactgtaggtcctggatggcaggaagcttggccccagtgatgtactgggccgtacgcactaccctctgtagcgcctaatggacggatgccgagcagttgctataccaggcggtgatgcaaccggtcaggatgctctcgatggtgtagctgtataactttttgaggatctggggacccatgccaaatcttttcagtctcctgagggggaataggttttgtcgtgccctcttcacgactgtcttggtgtgtttggaccatgatagtttgttggtgatgtggacaccaaggaacttgaaactctcgacccgctccactacagcctcgtcgatgtgaatgggggcatgttcggccctccttttcctgtagtccacgatcatctcctttgtcttgctcacgttgagggagaggttgttgtcctggcagcacactgccaggtctctgacgacctccctataggctgtgtcatcgttgtcggtgatcaggcctaccactgttgtgtcgtcagcaaacttcatgatggtgttggagtcatgcttggccacgcagtcgtgggtgaacagggagtacaggagggtacttagcacgcacccctgaggggccctcgtgttgaggatcagcgtggcagatgtgttgttgcctacccttaccacctgggggcggcccgtcaggaagtccaggatccagttgcagagggaggtgtttagtcccaggatccttagcttagtgatgtgtATTACATGTGTATAAGGCTGTTCATAACAAGTTAGAGGTTTATACATTGTGTATTACATGTGTATAATATTGTTTATAACAATATTTATAACAGATTTTAACCTGTGTTATTCCCCCTGTAGGTGGATGCCAGGTTAACTCCCCTGGCCGCCATGGGTCTGGACCGCAACGCTCTTATGCGGGATGGCCTCCGCCTGCACGGCGGCGTGATCTACCCAGGGATACAAGCACTGTCGGCTGAGAAGCCCCGCGACGGGACCAATACCCTCCCCCTGAGCTACGGCCGAGACGGCCTCCCGGACCTCCTCTATAAACCTGATGTCTCCATGGACAGGAGCAAGCCCACTAACAGCTACCTGGGCCTGTACAAGAGCCCTCCACCAGGCCTCCAGAGGGGGCCAGAGGGCCTGGGACTGGACAGGATAGGTGTGGGGCCTGGGGGGGAGAAGCCCTCAGAGCTGGGCCTCGGGGATGCTGGTGCAGCAGCAGGCGGGTACCTGCGTCTGCCCTGGGGGCTGAGCCCGGGGCTGTACCCCGAAGCGGGCCTCTACCCCTTCATGGACTCCTCCAAGTACGCCGCCCTCAGCATGTACAAGGCTCAGTTCCTCAGTCAGCCCAGCCCCTACCTGCCACAGCACCTGGCCTACCAGTCCCTCTGTGCCTCCCAGGGGGGGAACATGAACCCTGCTGCTGCCTCGGCCTCCGAGAGGCTCTACTTCATGCCCCCCTACCCCCCGTCCCCGATCTCGTCCCCCCTGGTGGGGTCTCCCATGAGGATCCCAGCGGTGTCTGTGGCCCCCACCTCCATGGTGCACTGCCAGGAGAAGGGGCTGAGTGTCGGGTCTCGCATCCACCACGAGGGCTCTCCGTTTGGGCAGCAGCTTCACCAGCCTCCCCCTCCACCCCAGCACCTTCAGCCCCCCCACACAaacagagaccgagacagaccCCCCAGCAGGAGCAGTAAGCCCACTAGATCCACCTCAAACAAAGGAGCCAGCACCAGCAGTGGTAGTattggtagtagtggtggtagtaatagtagtagcctTCCCATTGATTCTTCCCCTCGCACCTCCTCTCGCCTCCCCCAGGCTGCtccccccctgcctccccctctcagCGACAGCACCTTAGACCTACAGAGGCCAGTCCCTCGAATAGGGCcaccatcttcctcctccttatcttcctcctcttcccagtCGATGCCTCACCCATTTTATGTGAGCAGCATGGCTCAAGAGCATCACTCCCCCGCCCGACACAGCCCCCACAAATCCAGCCCCAGGGATGGGGCGTCGGAGCACAGGGCTGGGGGGTGTGAGAGGAAACCCAATCAGTCCCCTTCCAAACCGTCCTCAGAGCGGCCAACCCTACCGAACAAGACTACCAAAGACCCAGCAGGCCCAAAGCCTCTGGACCTCTCTGGAAGGCTGCTGGAGTTCGGCCTGCCTCCCAACACCTTCCCCATCAAGATAGAGGCTCTGGGGTCTCCGGGGCCTCGGTATGGACATCACCCCAGCCGGGAGCTCCTGAAGGAgaccctctcaccctcctcccacccctcccaCTCCCACTCAGTGGTCAGCAGCACTTTCTCCAAGGCCCCAGACAGGCCAGAGATGATCAGCACTTTGCACTCCTCCTGGGTGGTGCCCACCCCTACACCCATCTCTACACCCATCTCCACCATTGGgtccacccacacccacaccccccCACCTCCCAGCCCTATCCCCCTCCCCCAGGCCCAGCCCAGCCCCCCAAGggaaaggcttctctccctctgtcatcaAACACAAGGTTCTGGAGAGAGTCCTGCCCCAGTCCCAGCAAAGCAGCCCATCCTGCCCCAGGGTAGGAGAGCCGCATACTACCCCAATACCTTCCAATCACAATCCTGCCTCCACAATGCCCCCGTCCCCCAAACCCAATGGTGATTGGCCCAAACACAGCCCCAGCCATTCAGAAGATTCCCCCATGGCCGGCCATCATAGGAGCTCCACAGAGAAGCCCCCCAAAGCCCCCAAGAGGGCTGAGACGTCCCAGGAGGTGTCTCTGTATAATAAACGTCCTTGTCTGGAGAATATCAATGGGCACACGCCCAGCCACCTTTACCTAGCTCACAGCATGGCCTACGCCAACCGATACCTGCACTACTCTGTATCTGACAGCATGGCCCTCCATTCTCTCCCTCTGCCAGGGAAGGGCCCAGCCTACCCTCACCCCATCCTGCTGGGCAACAGCAGCCTGTACCCCTCCCACCTGGCAGCCAAACACCCCTTACCCTACCACAGCCATGCTGGGGAGTACCTCACCTACAACTCCCAGGAGATGGTCCACCCTCTGATGCACGCACATCCAGACTCCAAAGTCCTGGAGCGGGGGCCCAAGTGCCGGGGCCAGGGTCAGGACAAACCTAGAGGTCTCACGGAGGATTGTGGTGGGTCCCGCAGGGGCCGAAGTGGTGTGGAGACAGGAGAGGATTCCCATGTGAAGCCCAAAAGCGAGGCAGGGGAGCGGGGCGGGAGCCAGCCCAGACCCACTTCCTCCTCCAGCACCAGTACCCCCTCCAAAGACCGTATCGTCTGCATTGACCTCGTCCACTCCGACACAGATGGAGAGTCTACTCCGTCCACCAACAAGCCGCAAGTCTCCGTTACCGTCCCCATCGCCAGGGGCAACCAACACAACTGTTGCCATGGCAACCAAAACATTAGGGAAGTGGAACAGGAGCCAAAATACCAActtcatcatcaccaccaccccaGCCCAAGCTCCACCCTGAGAActatccacacagacagacaactaGAGACCCTCTGTATGAGACCCAGGCCCCTCCAGGAAACGGGCTGTACAGGTGTGGCCTCTAGCCCACCTCAGGGCTCCGCAGAGCTTGTTAATCGGGCTGAGGAGAGTCCTGAGGACCAGAGTCCTTCCTCAGACCCAGGGGACCAAGGGGAACAGGACCAGAGCACCCTGCGCTGTGCCCGAACGTCTGGCGACCGCAAGTCTGGCGACCGCATCTCTGGCAACCATACAACTGGGGATTGTGACCGCAAGTCTGGCGACCACATGTCTAGAGATCGCACATTTTTTTGCGACCGCacgtctggagaggagagagaaaagatggACAGACTAACCTTCTCCCACCCCATCCATCGCTACATGGAcctggggaaggagagagacagtgaaagagaaggagggagcgttggagacacagaggagtcacatggagagggggatgaggatgAAGAGGGTGGGCGAAGAGGCTCACGGAGGACCAGCCTTACCAAGAGGATTGCTAGCTCCTCAGGCTATGTGGGCGACCGCATCAAATGTGTCACCACCGAGCTGTACGCAGACTCTAGCAAGCTGAGCCGGGAACAGCGCGCCCTGCAAGTGAGTTGAGAGAAATGCGGATgtagttgggttgggttggggggCAGCGTCAGTGGATGTGATGATAACATGACTCATTCATCTGAAGCCATTTACAGTTTTATATGGTACGTTCCCATATGACCTGTGCAGGAATCAAACCTACAACTATGGTCAATTCTGCCACTTATTCTAGCGGGCCCATAGAGACTTTCACATTATTCAGACAGGATATGACTTCATATAGGATGTGTCTTAGAATCAGTCTATGGATCAGATATCTGCTCCCCATAGCTGAACTTGTAGGGTGAGGGTTAGTCCAGGGTTATAGGCTTATACCAGCCCTTTGTGTTGCCTCTGAGTTTATGAGAGGACATTTGAAGGATGTTGACGGTCAGTGAGTTAGTACAAGGCCAGTTCAAAGGTTAACCTAGGCCTGTGAGTTGTCTAGGCAACATTGGTTAGGTGGTTTGTGTTCTCTGTGTATCTACCTCgggagaaagagaatgagagtgaggggggagataGTGAAATAGAAATGGAGGTTGCAAAAGTTTGCAAAAGCATGTGTTGCTGGCTGCTGAGCGGTAGGGCCTCATGGTTCCCCCTGCCTCTGACTGTGCTTAAACCCAAGGGGAGCCAGAGGGTCtggagggtggatggatgggGTTCCCCTCCACCCACCCCGGCCTTATCCAAGGCTATTAGTGCCTGGCTcctcacacatgcacaaacacacacactgaacacatttAAGACAcgcacacaccagggtttccattAGCTTGTAATAGCCGGCCTTtgtccccaaaaaataaaatagaaaagccgataaataaaattgATGCAGGCCAATTGTCCGGGAGAAGAGGAAAAAATCCCATTgtaaaataatgctttttagcctattcatggatggaaatacaagtcgatggaaatacatttggcTGGTCATGCTTCTAGGTCTATatgttaatttgcataatttagtggaattaaattggcgtgTGCACACAGTATATTtgttatgtatcttatttatcacacgcgtacaggatacagagcctttgagtggaaaatctgtcagacagcgggagagctgctgctgcagcatcttgtggtgctttcaagacaactgggaattcagaaaaatacaaggtcaaatcatgaggTCAGTgttcttcaggtcggaaagttggagctctagaaagaggcccgagttcccgagttggatgactgttcaaaacgatttttccccagttgtcttgaacgcactgaagacggaaggcaggcttcatcagcgcaTCACACACCACTTTTGCTATGAGCTGGAGGCAGTTTCGAAAACatgtacttaattgtttgaaacctgaacgttttaaaacatatattatgaggcatgtcttaccttgcttcaaagtagcctattctCATTTTGTGTTCTTTTTTTCGAActgatattttcatctctgtcacatgaaacctcTCGCATGTGCAGTGTCCTTTTGACaacagtgttttcccgctaattgcattatggaacaaacatttgcgagtagcctactgccttgtgtGCATTGCTGTGGCTATAACGTGAAGAAGTAGCCTAATAGtttaacattttaagctaaacatctGATCTtttttatgtagcctaggcctactggttggatggATTTGGGATCTAtcttcccacaactgtcccagagtcggattggaataggctatttctttctcgacaagctgaccaatagaataggaaGCCTTAAcgtttctactatagtagattgacataggctagtgattttgctgttcgttactggtcttgttggctgaggaaaagtacatGTGGACAGTTATTTTAACATGTTCAAAGGGCACATCAGAATTCGGGTAAGAAGGACCGCACAtcgttgcatcctcgacttgcatgttctgttaatatgaattaccatattctaaatgtgatttctgtcattctgagcaccgtgggtagAAGCCCTAATcgggttacgcacccaatgcatatgggtccggtaaattcctcaaatgtccggtaaatttaaAATGTTGCCTGTCAAATGTCCTGCaacacattttcctaacggaaaccctgacacacacacacacacacatacacacacacagacatactatAAACAAACACAGATTCAGTCCTGCACGATTGAACTGCGGTGCATTATTGAGTGATCAGACTGAATCTACTTTTCTACTTGTTATAGACCAACATCCTGGTTCTGGTTAGATTAGATAAAAAAACAAGTGTGTATACGATTTCTggcgtagacacacacacacacacacctcttatgaTGTATATGAATGAATGGGACAGAGGCACATGTGTGTTAACCGGTTGGTTCCACCCGTCCATATGTTGTGAGGGCACCTCTAAACCATGTTGGTTTGTCTTTAATTGTCATGCTTGCTGATACAAAGCTATCAAATGCTAGATTTCTGGACGTTTACTATCATCTTAATAAGAGCCTCTGTCTAACTAATTTATGATAAATTATATACCCACAATCACCCCCCAGTTCAGAAAACAAGGGTTTGATAGTTTTGTAGTTGTGTTTATTGACCGATTCCCTGGTTtggtttgactgtgtgtgtgcttggtggGACTATGGCtggtttgactgtgtgtgtgcttggtggGACTATGGCTGCTAGATGATGTTTGTGTATAACAGGGGTACTCCTCCTCCAGGTCTGCACTACTGCTGGGTTTCCTTTCTCCTTGTAGTTAAtaggttggttggttgattgatgttACTGA is a window from the Coregonus clupeaformis isolate EN_2021a chromosome 23, ASM2061545v1, whole genome shotgun sequence genome containing:
- the LOC121536512 gene encoding BCL-6 corepressor-like — translated: MVDARLTPLAAMGLDRNALMRDGLRLHGGVIYPGIQALSAEKPRDGTNTLPLSYGRDGLPDLLYKPDVSMDRSKPTNSYLGLYKSPPPGLQRGPEGLGLDRIGVGPGGEKPSELGLGDAGAAAGGYLRLPWGLSPGLYPEAGLYPFMDSSKYAALSMYKAQFLSQPSPYLPQHLAYQSLCASQGGNMNPAAASASERLYFMPPYPPSPISSPLVGSPMRIPAVSVAPTSMVHCQEKGLSVGSRIHHEGSPFGQQLHQPPPPPQHLQPPHTNRDRDRPPSRSSKPTRSTSNKGASTSSGSIGSSGGSNSSSLPIDSSPRTSSRLPQAAPPLPPPLSDSTLDLQRPVPRIGPPSSSSLSSSSSQSMPHPFYVSSMAQEHHSPARHSPHKSSPRDGASEHRAGGCERKPNQSPSKPSSERPTLPNKTTKDPAGPKPLDLSGRLLEFGLPPNTFPIKIEALGSPGPRYGHHPSRELLKETLSPSSHPSHSHSVVSSTFSKAPDRPEMISTLHSSWVVPTPTPISTPISTIGSTHTHTPPPPSPIPLPQKHKVLERVLPQSQQSSPSCPRVGEPHTTPIPSNHNPASTMPPSPKPNGDWPKHSPSHSEDSPMAGHHRSSTEKPPKAPKRAETSQEVSLYNKRPCLENINGHTPSHLYLAHSMAYANRYLHYSVSDSMALHSLPLPGKGPAYPHPILLGNSSLYPSHLAAKHPLPYHSHAGEYLTYNSQEMVHPLMHAHPDSKVLERGPKCRGQGQDKPRGLTEDCGGSRRGRSGVETGEDSHVKPKSEAGERGGSQPRPTSSSSTSTPSKDRIVCIDLVHSDTDGESTPSTNKPQVSVTVPIARGNQHNCCHGNQNIREVEQEPKYQLHHHHHPSPSSTLRTIHTDRQLETLCMRPRPLQETGCTGVASSPPQGSAELVNRAEESPEDQSPSSDPGDQGEQDQSTLRCARTSGDRKSGDRISGNHTTGDCDRKSGDHMSRDRTFFCDRTSGEEREKMDRLTFSHPIHRYMDLGKERDSEREGGSVGDTEESHGEGDEDEEGGRRGSRRTSLTKRIASSSGYVGDRIKCVTTELYADSSKLSREQRALQMEVISRERSNITQPAANWERAMMRFSELELKGKECGGVCVSASAAVAGQELADGQRREREWEHCQHTARQGEREGGRKVYGNNRVPVLQRCGGQRESLSPGQEAWEGARDGARVGEGGRCPPSILALADGHPKEKGGQSTVPAIKRAHSLQEKDEEEGGKRITSDVCVLPAAPTTNGDDEEVRKLKVCIELKGLCLRKPTAHSPERPEVKEERSSHHSPSSLPRPLPQPVPQPKPHPRGTGSSRSTRNGVVILPGFGDMKGFGLLPLTQQRDRSAPKGPLMGPGCDRGSKEPRRGVVGVKTVGQCPPSSAPEPPTGDTTSLKPRRHGDMDKPKGKRPCKTKHTSQREREREREREMERRRELLNGASNQHGSTDLGAALEDKVSEQCAQKKIPSSPLHYLGSPVKTCSPATQPPSLPPQVNGSGTVPPERAGVRRVPPAELPVVRPIPPEARRLIVNKNAGETLLQRAARLGYEEVVLYCLENRVCEVNHRDYAGYCALHEACARGWLAIVSHLLEHGADINCSAQDGTRPLHDAVENDHLDVVRVLLSYGADPTLVTYSGRGLLKMTHSDSMERFLTDYFADLQGHSDDDPEIYWEFYGSAVCESLEEGSVCDVLADPPGPEEDDEDRRELFEFEFSDRPLLPCYNIQVSLSQGSRNWLLLSDVLRKLRMSARSFRSSFPHMKVVTMAEAEFYRQASLSQLFSCPDELEGFQPDSKELLDLVEGSAELASLLGSTLECLDDRWDEPLEANINAKANVNGNIRAMANANAKTNNTKTNGNANFKAKANANRRL